AGGTCTTTCGTTGAGCTACGCTGTAGATGTCTGAAGGAGATAGGACTTGATGAAGTCGTCAAGATCACCATCCATTACCGACTGTATGTCCGTCACCTTGGTTTCGGTCCGATGATCGTTGACCATGGTGTACGGCTGAAACACGTATGAACGGATTTGACTTCCCCATTCGATCTTCTTCTTGCT
The DNA window shown above is from Rhodothermales bacterium and carries:
- a CDS encoding peptide chain release factor 2 — encoded protein: SKKKIEWGSQIRSYVFQPYTMVNDHRTETKVTDIQSVMDGDLDDFIKSYLLQTSTA